A window of Corvus cornix cornix isolate S_Up_H32 chromosome 4, ASM73873v5, whole genome shotgun sequence contains these coding sequences:
- the SPCS3 gene encoding signal peptidase complex subunit 3: MNTVLSRANSLFAFSLSVMAALTFGCFITTAFKERSVPVRIAVSRVTLKNVEDFTGPRERSDLGFVTFDITADLQSIFDWNVKQLFLYLSAEYSTKNNALNQVVLWDKIMLRGDNPRLSLKDMKSKYFFFDDGNGLKGNRNITLTLSWNVVPNAGILPLVTGSGHVSVPFPDTYETTKSY, translated from the exons ATGAACACGGTGCTGTCCCGGGCCAACTCGCTCTTCGCCTTCTCGCTGAGCGTGATGGCGGCGCTCACCTTCGGCTGCTTCATCACCACCGCCTTCAAGGAGCGCAGTGTGCCCGTCCGCATCGCCGTCTCCCGGGTCACGCT AAAAAATGTAGAAGATTTCACTGGACCCAGAGAACGAAGTGACCTGGGATTCGTCACATTTGACATTACTGCAG ATCTGCAGAGTATATTTGACTGGAATGTTAAACAATTGTTTCTATATTTGTCTGCAGAATATTCAACGAAAAACAAT GCCCTAAATCAGGTGGTCCTTTGGGACAAGATCATGTTGAGAGGAGATAACCCAAGGCTGTCCTTAAAAGACATGAAGTCAAAGTACTTTTTCTTTGATGATGGAAATGGTCTCAA GGGAAACAGGAATATCACCTTGACTCTCTCCTGGAATGTTGTACCAAATGCTGGCATTCTACCTCTTGTAACAGGATCAGGACATGTGTCTGTACCTTTCCCAGATACCTatgaaacaacaaaaagttATTAA